From one Anopheles cruzii chromosome 3, idAnoCruzAS_RS32_06, whole genome shotgun sequence genomic stretch:
- the LOC128275420 gene encoding probable rRNA-processing protein EBP2 homolog: MLAGEPAVASDESDVEMGTTVAEEFEDDGGSSFSDSDSDDALREAFRDNRLKPGLNVVEKKAPTAVNDTPKLKAALEVCVLKAAWLERMDLVNDLAPLTPELAIQIEKNQQKRENQFKGNRKIPYIAPEADPVLNDFKREILFHRQAQAATLEGIKRLHDLGVATKRPDDYFAEMAKSDEHMQRIRKMLLDKQEGIAKSERARQLREHRRIGKLIQRQATEKRDEERRKTLSDIKKFRKGKLSNLDFLDDDDGPRGEFRKSPGKKGTGKKKAVSAKRKARDAKFGFGGRKKGSKRNTKESSMNDGGRRGQKRAGGGGGGGAGAGGKANNRPGKNRRAQSKNRKK; the protein is encoded by the exons ATGTTAGCAGGAGAACCTGCCGTC GCATCGGATGAGTCCGACGTGGAAATGGGAACCACGGTCGCCGAAGAGTTCGAGGACGACGGGGGATCGAGTTTCTCGGATTCAGATTCGGATGACGCA ctACGGGAAGCATTCCGGGACAATCGGCTGAAGCCCGGGTTGAATGTAGTCGAAAAGAAGGCGCCCACAGCCGTAAACGACACACCGAAACTGAAGGCCGCACTcgaggtgtgtgtgctgaaggCGGCGTGGTTGGAACGCATGGATCTGGTGAACGATCTGGCCCCGTTAACGCCCGAGCTGGCCATTCAGATTGAGAAGAATCAGCAGAAGCGCGAAAATCAGTTCAAAGGCAACCGAAAGATTCCTTACATCGCTCCCGAAGCCGACCCGGTGTTGAACGATTTCAAGCGCGAGATTTTGTTCCATCGCCAAGCGCAAGCCGCCACACTCGAGGGCATCAAGCGGCTGCACGATCTGGGCGTGGCAACGAAGCGACCGGACGATTACTTTGCCGAGATGGCCAAATCGGACGAGCACATGCAGCGGATCCGCAAGATGCTGCTCGATAAACAGGAAGGTATTGCGAAGTCGGAACGTGCCCGCCAACTGCGCGAGCATCGGCGCATTGGCAAACTGATCCAGCGGCAAGCCACCGAGAAGCGCGACGAGGAACGACGGAAAACGCTGAGCGACATTAAAAAGTTCCGCAAGGGTAAGCTCTCCAACCTTGACTTTctggacgatgacgatgggcCACGGGGTGAGTTCCGGAAGTCGCCTGGCAAGAAGGGAACGGGCAAGAAGAAGGCGGTCAGCGCGAAGCGTAAGGCACGCGATGCGAAGTTTGGCTTCGGCGGACGTAAGAAGGGTTCGAAACGCAACACGAAAGAATCCTCGATGAACGATGGGGGTCGTCGCGGTCAGAAAcgagctggtggtggtggtgggggtggtgctggtgccggcggtAAAGCAAACAATCGGCCAGGAAAGAACCGGCGAGCGCAATCGAAGAATCGTAAGAAGTAA
- the LOC128272459 gene encoding eukaryotic translation initiation factor 4E type 2, translated as MTNKYDASRPYASDSDDSGDEGSDFDVDKLEPLEVGPGEHKLQHTYCLWFGKKGSHRAAEYIKSLHFVGRCASVEQWWSLYCHLIKPTVLRPFRRLHLFKSGIKPMWEDAGNVRGGKWVIRLKKSKIDRAWENVCMAMLGEQFLVGSEICGVVLCTQFPEDVLSVWNRTATDTVSTNRIRDTLRRILNLPQSQHIEYKPHCDSLKFL; from the exons ATGACGAACAAGTACGATGC AAGCAGACCATACGCCAGCGACAGCGATGATAGCGGCGATGAGGGATCCGATTTCGACGTCGACAAACTGGAACCGTTGGAAGTTGGACCCGGCGAGCACAAGCTACAGCACACCTACTGCCTATGGTTTGGCAAAAAGGGTTCTCACCGTGCGGCG GAATACATAAAATCGCTACACTTTGTGGGACGATGTGCCAGCGTTGAGCAGTGGTGGTCACTATACTGTCACCTAATAAAACCGACCGTGTTGAGGCCCTTCCGAAGGTTGCATCTGTTCAAG AGCGGAATTAAGCCAATGTGGGAAGACGCTGGCAACGTGCGCGGAGGCAAATGGGTGATCCGCCTGAAGAAATCGAAGATCGATCGGGCATGGGAGAACGTGTGCATGGCGATGCTGGGGGAGCAGTTTCTGGTCGGTTCGGAAATCTGTGGCGTCGTGCTGTGCACCCAGTTCCCCGAGGACGTCCTGTCTGTGTGGAACCGAACGGCCACGGATACGGTCAGCACTAACCGTATCCGGGACACGTTGCGGCGCATACTGAACCTACCTCAATCGCAGCACATCGAGTATAAACCGCACTGTGACAGCCTGAAATTTCTCTGA